DNA sequence from the Ramlibacter agri genome:
CGCAGCCCGGAAACCGAGTTCTTCGTCGGCCCGCTGGTGCGCAGCCGGACGACCGGCACCTGGTACCTCAGCGCCTCGCGGCCGATCCGCGGCCCCGACGGCGCCGTGAAGGCCGTGGTCACCGCGGCCCTCGAGCCGGGCTACTTCGAACAGCCGTGGCGCGGCATCGACCTCGGCGAGCAGGGCGCGGTGGTGCTGTACCACCGCAGCGGCCAGCTGATGGTGCGCAGCCCGCCGGACGAGGCCGTGGTGGGCCGCGACTTCGCGCAGCTGCCGCTGTTCACCGAATTCCTTCCCGCCGCGCCGCAAGGCGTGTTCGTGCGCGACAGCGACATCGACGGCCTGCGCCGGATGTACGCCTATCGCGTGCTGCCGCACTATCCGCAGCTGCTGGTGGTGGTCGGCACCGGCTACGCCGAGCTGCTGGCGCCCTGGTGGCGCTTTGCCTTGCTGGCCTCGAGCCTGTGGGCCGGCGCGCTGCTGGTGGTGTTCGGGCTGACCTGGCAGCTGCGCCGCCAGGCGCGCCGCCGCTCGCAGACCGAGCAGCGCTTCGGCGACCTGGCGCAGGCCATGCCGCAGATCGTCTTCAGCTCGGACGCGCGTGGCGGCGTGCAGTTCATCAGCCAGCGCTGGACCGACTTCACCGGGCGATCCGCGGAGGATGCGCGGGGCACGCGCTGGCGCGACGCCGTGCATCCGGCCGATCGCGATGTGGTGTTCAGCGTGCTGGCGCGGGCGCTCGAGCAGCCGCGGCAGGTGGAAATCGAGCTGCGCCTGCGCCATCACGACGGCAGCTACCGCTGGCACCTGCTGCGCGCGGTGCCGGTGGGCAGCCCCGCTGCCGTGCGCACCTGGTATGGGACCGCCACCGACATCGACGAGATGAAGCGGGCGCAGGCCCGGCTGCATGCGCAGGCGGAGCTGCTGAAGATGGCGGGGCGCCTGTCGCGCCTGGGGAGTTTTTCGGTGGACGTGGCGACTGAACGCGTGACCTGGTCCGATGAATCCGCGGCCCTGTTCGACATGCCGTCCGACGCCGAGCCGACCCTCAAGGACGTCATCGCGATGGTGGCGCCGGCTTCGCTGCCGCAGGCCCTGCACGTGCTGCAGGACTGCATCGATCGCGGCGAACCCTTCGACGTCGAAGCGGAGATGATCACGCCGACCGGACGGCGCGTCTGGGTGCGGTCCATCGGCCAGCCGGTGCGTGGCCTGGACGGCCGGATCATCGCGATCCAGGGCGCGCAGCAGGACATCAGCCAGCGCGTGCGCATGGTGGAGGAGATCCGCAGCCTCAACACCAACCTGGAAGAGAAGATTTCGCAGCGCACCGGCGAGCTCGCGCGCCAGGAGGCGCTGTTCCGCACGCTCGCGGAACAGGCGCCGCTGCCGTTCTGGACGGTGGACCCGGCCGGCGGCGCCACCTTCTTCAGCCGGGCCTGGTACGAGCTGTTCGGCGGCGCGCCGCCCAAGTGGCTGGGCCACGAATGGATGGAGCTGCTGCATCCGGACGACTCCGACGCCGTGCAGCGCAACTGGCAGGAAGCGCGCCGCACGGACGGCGTCTATGCGGGCACGCGCCGGCTGCGCTCGCGCGACGGCACCTGGCACACCACCAGCTACCGCGCGGTGCCGGTGCGCGATGGCGAAGGCGAGGTGCTGTTCTGGGTCGGCGTCGACAGCGACATCACCGAGCTCAGCGCCAACGAGTCCGCCCTGCGGCTGGCCAACGAGCAGCTGGAGTCCTTTGCCTATTCGGTCTCGCACGACCTGCAGTCGCCGCTGCAGCGCATCCAGTCCTTCGGCCGCCTGCTGGAGGAGGAGTTGCGCGGCGCTGCCGGCGAACGCGCGCAGCACTACCTGGCGCGCATCCGCGCCAACGCCGACGCGATGGCGCAACTGATCGAAGGACTGCTGGGCCTGGCCCATGTGTCGGAGGTGGAGATCATCCGTTCGACCGTGAACCTCAGCGAGACGGCCAC
Encoded proteins:
- a CDS encoding PAS domain-containing protein codes for the protein MGHTGGMRRTGWLVLAFALFTGPLLAAVLVFLHGEAVRSGREQVASLSQVIAEQTTRTLQAVDVRLQLAIARLEALEQSGRAGTDAGRALLRGELKDLPYVRALWVVDASGRVLYDSDTGTTGRAVADRAYFQAYLRSPETEFFVGPLVRSRTTGTWYLSASRPIRGPDGAVKAVVTAALEPGYFEQPWRGIDLGEQGAVVLYHRSGQLMVRSPPDEAVVGRDFAQLPLFTEFLPAAPQGVFVRDSDIDGLRRMYAYRVLPHYPQLLVVVGTGYAELLAPWWRFALLASSLWAGALLVVFGLTWQLRRQARRRSQTEQRFGDLAQAMPQIVFSSDARGGVQFISQRWTDFTGRSAEDARGTRWRDAVHPADRDVVFSVLARALEQPRQVEIELRLRHHDGSYRWHLLRAVPVGSPAAVRTWYGTATDIDEMKRAQARLHAQAELLKMAGRLSRLGSFSVDVATERVTWSDESAALFDMPSDAEPTLKDVIAMVAPASLPQALHVLQDCIDRGEPFDVEAEMITPTGRRVWVRSIGQPVRGLDGRIIAIQGAQQDISQRVRMVEEIRSLNTNLEEKISQRTGELARQEALFRTLAEQAPLPFWTVDPAGGATFFSRAWYELFGGAPPKWLGHEWMELLHPDDSDAVQRNWQEARRTDGVYAGTRRLRSRDGTWHTTSYRAVPVRDGEGEVLFWVGVDSDITELSANESALRLANEQLESFAYSVSHDLQSPLQRIQSFGRLLEEELRGAAGERAQHYLARIRANADAMAQLIEGLLGLAHVSEVEIIRSTVNLSETATEILQRLHADHPQRRVEWRVEPGLTAQGDVRLLRSVLENLLGNAWKFTAARPLAQITVGGGRGEFFVRDNGAGFDMAYADRLFGTFQRLHDADEFPGKGIGLATVARAISRMGGRIWAQSAPGEGATFRFTLPAVQAVEPSRATA